Proteins from a single region of Lepus europaeus isolate LE1 chromosome 4, mLepTim1.pri, whole genome shotgun sequence:
- the LOC133758879 gene encoding olfactory receptor 2T6-like, with the protein MDESNRTLSGDFTLAGLFPHSSAAGLLFSIICAIFFSAMLANGVMVFLIHVDPQLHTPMYFLLSHLSVIDMMYICTIVPKMLVDHLLGRGTISFVSCTAQYFLYMGFVGAEFFLLGLMAYDRYVAICNPLRYPVLMSRRVCWLILASSWSGGALDSFLLTPLTMRLPFCASHKINHFFCEAPTMLRLACGDKAAYEMVMYVCCVAMLLLPFSVVVASYARILLTVRRLSSVEGQRKALGTCTSHLVVVTLFYGAALYTYMLPPSYHTPAQDKVFSAFYTILTPLLNPLIYSLRNRDVAGAFKRVVARHRGACGVAKKEF; encoded by the coding sequence ATGGATGAGAGCAACAGAACCCTCTCTGGTGACTTCACCCTGGCAGGCCTCTTCCCTCACAGCAGTGCCGCTGGGCTCCTGTTCAGCATCATCTGTGCCATCTTCTTCTCGGCCATGCTGGCCAATGGGGTCATGGTCTTCCTGATCCACGTGGACCCCCAGCTCCACACCCCCATGTATTTCCTGCTCAGCCACCTGTCTGTCATTGACATGATGTACATCTGCACCATCGTGCCCAAGATGCTGGTGGACCACCTGCTGGGCCGGGGCACCATCTCCTTCGTGTCCTGTACGGCCCAGTACTTCTTGTACATGGGCTTCGTGGGGGCCGAGTTCTTCCTCCTGGGGCTCATGGCCTATGACCGTTACGTGGCCATCTGCAACCCGCTAAGATACCCTGTCCTCATGAGCCGCCGGGTCTGCTGGCTCATCCTGGCCAGCTCATGGTCTGGTGGGGCTCTGGACAGCTTCCTCCTCACGCCCCTCACCATGAGGCTCCCCTTCTGTGCCTCGCACAAGATCAACCACTTCTTCTGTGAGGCGCCCACCATGCTGAGGCTGGCCTGCGGGGACAAAGCCGCCTATGAGATGGTGATGTATGTGTGCTGCGTCGCGATGCTGCTGCTTCCCTTCTCCGTGGTGGTAGCGTCCTATGCCCGGATCCTGCTCACTGTGCGCCGGCTCAGCTCCGTAGAGGGCCAGAGGAaggccttgggcacctgcacttcaCACCTGGTGGTGGTGACGCTCTTCTACGGGGCCGCCCTGTACACGTACATGCTGCCACCATCTTACCACACCCCAGCACAGGACAAGGTCTTCTCCGCCTTCTACACCATCCTCACCCCCCTGTTAAACCCGCTCATCTATAGTCTGCGCAACAGGGACGTGGCAGGGGCCTTCAAGAGGGTTGTGGCAAGACACCGAGGGGCCTGTGGTGTCGCAAAGAAAGAATTCTAG